Within Celeribacter marinus, the genomic segment TAACTCTTTTTGCGATTCATGATAGGCAAGCCAGTATTCGCGGCGCGTCTCGACGGGTGATGCAAGCCGGACCAATTCGGGTTCATGCACCGCAAGATAGTCGTGCAAAACACCAATGCCCGCGCCTGCCTTCACCGCCTCCATTTGCGCGATCGCGGATGAAATACCCAGCTGTGCACGCGTCCCGCCAAAATAATCGGACGCGTAATCCAATGAAGGTGAAAACAGCAAATCCTCGACATATCCGATGACCCGATGCCCCGTGAACGGCGGCTCTGACGGCGGCACCCCGTGGTGTTCAAGATAGCGCTTGGACGCATAAAGTCCGAGGGAATAGGACGTCAACTTGCGCGCGATCAGCCGACCTTTTTCAGGCCGCCCAACCATAATGGCCAGATCCGCCTCTCTCTGAGACAGCGAAAAACTGCGCGGTATAGCGACAAGCTCGATTCGCAAATCGGGATAGCGATCCAACAGCGGCGACAAGCGCGGCGTGAGGTAGGACACCCCAAACCCGTCAGGCGCACCGATGCGAACCACACCACTTGGC encodes:
- a CDS encoding LysR family transcriptional regulator — translated: MNWEDGKLFLAVAREGKMLTAARKLGLNQATLSRRLSAFEAELQATLLVRGPSGCVLTDDGEALVTKLERAESAMLEGQALFNSTDTRPSGVVRIGAPDGFGVSYLTPRLSPLLDRYPDLRIELVAIPRSFSLSQREADLAIMVGRPEKGRLIARKLTSYSLGLYASKRYLEHHGVPPSEPPFTGHRVIGYVEDLLFSPSLDYASDYFGGTRAQLGISSAIAQMEAVKAGAGIGVLHDYLAVHEPELVRLASPVETRREYWLAYHESQKELRRLKVVSDYITGLVTRDKGWIVDA